In Candidatus Desulfofervidus auxilii, one genomic interval encodes:
- a CDS encoding ATP-binding protein → MKCKRCGQQAEVELPSHNAAFCRDCFFVFFQRQVEKAIKKWQMFKPHEHILVAVSGGKDSLALWDILVKLGYRVSGLFVDLKIEGFSEKAREKVEKFAHQRQGHLIILDLAEEGIAIPWVVKYTRKTPCSICGQIKRYYFNHIAYKNKFQVLATGHNLDDEASRLLANVLRWQMPYLIEQSPILPSVYGFAKKVKPLYRLGEYETAAYAFLRGIDYFAGSCPYSKGATFLRYKQYMNQLELEFPGTKLDFYEGFLKKIGPLFQSSVKKNQDLHLCPECGYPTIAPQCGICRLKHKIKNGKE, encoded by the coding sequence ATGAAGTGTAAGCGCTGTGGTCAACAAGCAGAAGTGGAATTACCCAGCCATAATGCAGCCTTTTGTAGAGATTGTTTTTTTGTCTTTTTCCAACGTCAAGTAGAAAAAGCCATTAAAAAATGGCAGATGTTTAAACCCCATGAACATATCCTGGTGGCTGTTTCTGGAGGCAAAGACAGTCTTGCTCTCTGGGATATATTGGTAAAATTAGGCTACCGGGTAAGCGGCCTTTTTGTAGATTTAAAGATAGAGGGATTTTCTGAAAAAGCTAGAGAAAAAGTAGAAAAATTTGCTCACCAAAGACAAGGCCATTTAATAATCTTAGACCTGGCTGAAGAAGGTATAGCTATACCTTGGGTAGTGAAATATACCCGGAAAACCCCTTGCTCTATTTGTGGACAGATAAAGAGGTATTATTTTAACCACATTGCTTACAAAAATAAATTTCAGGTCTTGGCCACAGGGCATAATCTAGATGATGAAGCCAGTCGGCTCTTGGCTAATGTCTTACGTTGGCAAATGCCTTATCTCATTGAACAATCACCTATCCTTCCATCTGTTTATGGATTTGCTAAAAAGGTGAAACCTCTATATCGGTTAGGAGAATATGAGACTGCTGCTTATGCATTTTTGAGAGGAATTGATTATTTTGCTGGTTCCTGCCCTTATAGCAAGGGGGCTACCTTTTTAAGATACAAACAATATATGAACCAGCTTGAATTAGAATTCCCTGGGACAAAGCTGGATTTCTATGAAGGATTTTTAAAAAAAATTGGCCCTTTGTTCCAATCCTCGGTGAAGAAAAATCAGGATTTGCACCTTTGCCCTGAATGTGGCTATCCCACTATAGCCCCTCAGTGTGGAATTTGTCGGCTAAAGCATAAGATAAAAAATGGTAAGGAATAA
- the aroC gene encoding chorismate synthase translates to MPGNSFGQAFRITTFGESHGIALGVIIDGCPPKLPLTAADIQEELDKRRPGRKLTTPRREPDRVEILSGVFEGKTLGTPITLIVYNQDVDSSKYEAIKDVFRPGHGDFTYFKKYGIRDWRGGGRSSGRETVARVAAGAVAQRLLDRWKIEVYAYTVALGGIYAQECDLDFIEKNALFCCDKSVYKKMEQRILEVKKQGDSLGGIVEVRVKNCPSGLGEPVFDKLDAELAKALMSIGAVKGVEIGAGFKVADLLGSECNDEITPQGFLSNNAGGILAGISNGDEIIVRAAVKPISSIEKEQRTITENGKPTTISVKGRHDISAIPRIVPVCAAMVRLVLADHLLRQRMISEEA, encoded by the coding sequence ATGCCAGGTAATTCTTTTGGGCAGGCATTCCGAATTACTACTTTTGGTGAGTCACATGGAATTGCTTTGGGAGTGATTATTGATGGTTGCCCTCCCAAATTACCCTTAACTGCAGCGGATATTCAAGAAGAATTAGATAAACGTCGTCCTGGACGAAAATTGACCACTCCTCGTCGTGAGCCAGATAGGGTAGAGATACTTTCTGGGGTCTTTGAGGGAAAGACCTTAGGGACACCTATTACCTTGATTGTTTATAATCAGGATGTGGATAGCAGTAAGTATGAGGCTATCAAAGATGTTTTCCGTCCTGGTCATGGAGATTTTACCTATTTTAAAAAATATGGTATTAGAGATTGGCGAGGAGGGGGGAGGTCTTCAGGAAGAGAGACTGTAGCCCGGGTGGCAGCTGGGGCCGTAGCCCAAAGGTTGTTGGATAGATGGAAGATAGAAGTTTATGCTTATACTGTTGCCTTGGGTGGTATTTATGCCCAAGAATGCGATTTGGATTTTATTGAAAAAAACGCCCTTTTTTGTTGTGATAAATCAGTTTATAAAAAGATGGAGCAGCGGATTTTAGAAGTCAAAAAACAAGGAGATTCTTTAGGTGGGATTGTAGAGGTGCGGGTAAAAAATTGCCCTAGTGGTTTAGGAGAGCCAGTCTTTGACAAATTAGATGCTGAATTGGCTAAGGCATTAATGTCTATTGGGGCCGTAAAGGGAGTGGAAATTGGGGCAGGTTTTAAGGTAGCAGACCTGTTGGGTTCAGAGTGTAATGATGAAATTACCCCTCAAGGCTTTCTCAGTAATAACGCTGGTGGCATTTTAGCTGGTATTTCCAATGGAGATGAAATTATTGTGAGGGCGGCAGTCAAACCCATTTCTTCTATAGAAAAGGAACAGCGCACCATTACTGAAAATGGGAAGCCCACAACTATTTCAGTAAAAGGCAGGCATGATATTTCAGCCATTCCTAGAATTGTGCCTGTTTGTGCGGCTATGGTGAGATTAGTGTTAGCAGACCACCTTTTGAGACAGAGGATGATTAGTGAAGAAGCCTAA
- the dnaB gene encoding replicative DNA helicase, whose translation MKASISPKKTEPIKIDVFQKTLPQNMEAEQAVLGGILIDNEAIHQVLEIIEVEDFYKESHRKIFLVFLELYEQNQPIDLVTVCESLQKKEQLEEVGGATFLASLVEVIPTASNIAYYAKIVKEKSILRKLINRATYIINQCVAPTDENIEEILDKAEQSIFEISEQRIQTSYYPLKELIKSTFQTIQSITQKDSYITGIPTGFINFDRLTSGFQPSDLIIIAGRPSMGKTAFALNIATNAATKYKIPVAIFSLEMSKEQLTTRMLCAEAKVDSQKLRSGFLAEHDWQLLIEAASVLSEAPIFIDDTPAISVLELRAKARRLKSEHNINLIIIDYLQLMKGKSGNERREQEISEISRSLKALAKELNIPVVALSQLNRKVEDRENKRPRLADLRESGAIEQDADLIAFLYRDEVYNQREDNPNRGIAEIIIGKHRNGPVGKVKLAFLEKFTSFENLQENYEEEGEAFLSE comes from the coding sequence ATGAAGGCCTCTATATCTCCAAAAAAAACTGAACCTATCAAAATAGATGTTTTCCAAAAAACCTTGCCTCAAAATATGGAGGCAGAGCAAGCTGTTTTAGGTGGTATTCTTATTGATAATGAAGCCATTCATCAGGTTTTAGAAATTATTGAGGTTGAGGATTTTTATAAGGAAAGTCATCGCAAAATATTTCTGGTTTTTCTTGAATTATATGAACAAAATCAACCTATAGACCTAGTTACTGTTTGTGAATCCTTACAAAAAAAGGAACAATTGGAAGAAGTAGGTGGAGCAACATTTTTGGCCAGTTTAGTAGAGGTTATTCCTACTGCTTCAAACATTGCATATTATGCTAAAATTGTTAAGGAAAAATCTATTTTAAGAAAGCTTATTAACCGTGCTACCTACATTATTAACCAATGTGTGGCCCCTACTGATGAAAATATAGAGGAAATTTTAGATAAAGCAGAACAAAGCATATTTGAAATAAGCGAACAGAGAATTCAGACTTCTTATTATCCTTTAAAGGAACTCATCAAGTCTACTTTTCAAACCATCCAATCTATTACTCAAAAAGATAGTTATATCACTGGTATTCCCACAGGTTTTATTAACTTTGACCGTCTAACATCAGGGTTTCAACCTTCTGACTTAATCATCATTGCTGGACGCCCAAGTATGGGAAAAACTGCTTTTGCTCTTAATATTGCTACCAATGCAGCCACAAAATATAAAATTCCAGTAGCTATATTTTCATTAGAAATGTCCAAAGAGCAACTAACTACACGTATGCTCTGTGCCGAAGCTAAAGTAGATAGCCAGAAGTTACGCTCAGGTTTTTTGGCTGAACATGATTGGCAACTTCTAATTGAGGCGGCTTCGGTTTTATCTGAAGCCCCTATATTTATTGATGACACACCAGCTATTTCGGTACTAGAGTTAAGGGCAAAGGCAAGGCGTTTGAAATCAGAACACAATATCAACTTAATCATTATAGATTATCTGCAATTAATGAAAGGCAAAAGTGGAAATGAGAGAAGGGAACAAGAAATTTCTGAAATTTCGCGTTCTTTAAAAGCATTAGCCAAGGAACTTAATATACCAGTAGTAGCCTTATCTCAGCTCAACCGAAAGGTAGAAGACAGAGAAAATAAAAGGCCCCGTTTGGCTGATTTAAGGGAATCAGGAGCCATAGAGCAGGATGCCGATTTAATAGCCTTTCTTTATCGGGATGAGGTTTATAACCAGCGAGAAGACAATCCTAATAGGGGAATAGCTGAGATTATTATTGGTAAACATAGAAATGGCCCTGTAGGAAAAGTAAAGTTAGCATTTTTAGAGAAATTTACCTCCTTTGAAAATCTCCAGGAAAATTATGAAGAGGAAGGGGAAGCATTTCTTAGTGAGTAA
- the rpsF gene encoding 30S ribosomal protein S6 has translation MGLQEYQTVIIVDPDLSEEQIEEVFSKMETTIKQHDGILKEIEKWGLRDLAYKINHKQKGYYALLHYYGKSDIVEKLERNIKMNDKIIRFLTIKVSPKASPVSTMEAQAEAG, from the coding sequence ATGGGATTACAAGAATACCAAACAGTAATTATAGTGGACCCTGATCTTTCAGAAGAACAAATAGAAGAAGTATTTAGTAAAATGGAAACAACTATAAAGCAACATGATGGTATTCTTAAAGAAATAGAGAAATGGGGACTCAGGGATTTAGCATATAAAATAAATCATAAACAAAAAGGGTATTATGCCCTTTTGCATTATTATGGTAAATCTGATATTGTAGAAAAATTGGAGAGAAACATAAAAATGAATGATAAGATTATCAGGTTTCTGACTATAAAAGTTAGTCCAAAAGCAAGTCCGGTTTCCACTATGGAAGCTCAGGCAGAAGCAGGATGA
- the rpsR gene encoding 30S ribosomal protein S18, protein MVTPNHNHNKRRFYIRRKFCRFCADPKLEISYKNVDILSQFITDRGKIMPRRISGNCARHQRQITIAIKRARHLALLPYTTIKVRK, encoded by the coding sequence ATGGTAACACCAAATCATAATCATAACAAACGGAGATTTTATATCAGACGGAAATTTTGTCGTTTTTGTGCTGACCCCAAATTAGAAATTTCTTATAAAAATGTAGATATATTAAGCCAATTTATAACAGATCGGGGTAAAATCATGCCCCGAAGGATTTCAGGCAATTGTGCTCGCCATCAGAGACAAATTACTATAGCTATCAAAAGAGCACGACATCTTGCTTTATTACCATATACTACTATTAAGGTTAGAAAATAG
- a CDS encoding prephenate dehydrogenase/arogenate dehydrogenase family protein, protein MKKPNIIGIIGGTGRMGQWFEAFFEKRGYEVLISSRRTPLSNKELVQKSDVVIISVPIRVTVEIIKEVGPYIAPEALLMDFTSLKKASVEAMLKYSKSEVMGAHPLFGPNIESLKGQTIILCPARGESWLPWLKEVFKEAYLEITTPEKHDQIMAVIQALTHFFLLGFALILKESPFSMETLMRYATPNFQIISQRIFHLNHQNPEIYASIQFDNPFYHEKILPLCWEVLERLKKIIQDQNYEEFLKIFQELGDFLGNYSSPQKGF, encoded by the coding sequence GTGAAGAAGCCTAATATTATCGGCATCATTGGAGGCACTGGCCGCATGGGTCAGTGGTTTGAGGCCTTTTTTGAAAAAAGAGGATATGAAGTCCTCATTTCCAGCAGACGCACTCCCTTGAGTAATAAAGAATTAGTCCAAAAAAGCGATGTAGTAATTATTTCTGTGCCTATCAGGGTAACCGTGGAAATAATCAAGGAAGTAGGTCCTTATATCGCCCCTGAGGCCTTATTAATGGACTTTACCTCTTTAAAAAAGGCCTCAGTGGAAGCGATGTTAAAGTATAGTAAGTCAGAGGTTATGGGAGCCCATCCTTTATTTGGCCCTAATATAGAAAGTTTAAAGGGTCAGACTATTATCCTCTGTCCTGCCCGTGGGGAGAGTTGGTTGCCTTGGCTAAAGGAAGTTTTTAAAGAGGCCTATTTAGAAATTACTACCCCTGAGAAACATGACCAAATAATGGCTGTTATTCAAGCCTTAACTCACTTTTTTCTCTTGGGTTTTGCGCTTATCCTTAAGGAATCACCCTTTTCTATGGAGACCTTAATGCGTTATGCCACTCCTAATTTTCAGATTATTTCTCAGCGTATTTTTCATTTAAACCATCAAAACCCAGAGATTTATGCCTCCATCCAATTTGACAATCCCTTTTATCACGAAAAAATCCTTCCTTTATGTTGGGAGGTTTTAGAAAGACTAAAAAAAATAATTCAAGACCAGAATTATGAAGAATTTTTAAAGATATTCCAGGAATTAGGAGATTTTTTGGGAAATTATAGTTCTCCGCAGAAAGGTTTTTGA
- a CDS encoding molybdenum cofactor biosynthesis protein MoaE: MSLSLDKLIEKIKNHPHYSEIGMIACHLGLVRGTSRNGQPVKKLSVQVNHEKLKEIITNVKEMPGIIETVVETKQGVFTVGETIMAIAVAGDIREHVFPALEKTVNLIKTKAITKTEQYY, translated from the coding sequence ATGTCATTGAGTTTAGATAAATTGATAGAAAAAATAAAAAACCATCCCCATTATTCTGAAATAGGCATGATTGCTTGCCATTTAGGTCTAGTAAGGGGGACTTCTCGAAATGGCCAACCGGTAAAAAAACTGAGTGTTCAGGTAAATCATGAAAAACTTAAGGAAATTATTACCAATGTCAAAGAAATGCCAGGGATTATAGAAACTGTAGTAGAAACTAAACAAGGTGTCTTTACCGTAGGAGAAACAATTATGGCGATAGCAGTGGCAGGAGATATTAGGGAACATGTATTCCCTGCTCTAGAAAAAACGGTGAATCTTATAAAAACCAAAGCTATAACTAAGACAGAACAATATTACTAA
- a CDS encoding DUF169 domain-containing protein yields the protein MESKIASSLKLRYHPVAILWTDERPKEALQFKKGRWGCVMWLFAHAAKGQIAVFDRETYGCWGGGVGLGFGNQYKNFPGGVECFYRFLSQGNEDWVPGKKVAQEIKKFVRKDFLEDFLQGERYKESFELVKKFVEQLPIIDIPNKYVVFKPLRDIDINQERPQVIVFLANPDQLSALIILANYKREGSENVIIPWAAGCQTIGILAYQEANAKSPRAIVGLTDISARKNIRRLLDKNLFSLAVPLKMFQEMEESVEHSFLERPTWKAIEG from the coding sequence ATGGAAAGTAAGATTGCTAGCAGTCTTAAATTAAGATACCATCCCGTGGCCATTCTTTGGACAGATGAAAGACCAAAAGAGGCATTGCAGTTTAAAAAAGGGAGATGGGGTTGTGTAATGTGGCTCTTTGCCCATGCAGCTAAAGGCCAAATAGCGGTATTTGATAGAGAAACGTATGGTTGCTGGGGTGGGGGAGTAGGATTAGGATTTGGCAATCAGTATAAAAACTTCCCAGGGGGTGTAGAGTGTTTTTACCGATTCCTCTCCCAGGGAAACGAAGACTGGGTGCCCGGAAAGAAAGTAGCCCAAGAGATTAAAAAGTTTGTTAGAAAGGATTTTTTGGAGGATTTTTTACAAGGAGAGCGGTATAAGGAGTCTTTTGAACTAGTGAAAAAATTTGTTGAGCAATTGCCTATTATTGATATCCCTAACAAATATGTAGTATTTAAACCTTTAAGAGACATAGATATAAATCAGGAAAGGCCTCAAGTCATTGTATTTTTGGCTAATCCTGATCAGCTTTCGGCCTTAATTATCCTGGCCAATTATAAAAGAGAAGGGAGTGAAAATGTTATTATTCCTTGGGCAGCAGGGTGTCAAACCATAGGTATTTTGGCTTATCAAGAAGCAAATGCTAAAAGTCCAAGGGCCATTGTGGGACTTACCGATATATCGGCCAGAAAAAATATAAGAAGATTATTGGATAAAAATTTGTTTTCTTTGGCCGTTCCTTTAAAGATGTTTCAAGAAATGGAAGAAAGCGTGGAGCATAGTTTTCTTGAAAGACCCACCTGGAAGGCCATTGAGGGATGA
- the fusA gene encoding elongation factor G, whose product MGTDVERLRNVAFIAAGGAGKTSLAEALLFTTKATERLGNVDKGTSVLDYEPEEIKRHMTITASFHHYQWKNHWVNIIDTPGDNNFLSETIITLQGADGVVLVVDGVDGVKFQTEKILNHIHHYQLPALIFISKMDKEHASFEKTLEDIVNSLDIKAVPVCLPIGEGEKFEGIINLLTMEAWIYQKDGSGKFSKKEIPNGLKNKAEGFREKMIEFLAETNDVLLERYLEGEEIKSEDWFNALHEGTVKKMFIPVICGSAILNIGTHLVLDLINHCLPSPLERGVVKGYHPETKQELKRKPDPNEPFSALVIKTISDPFAGRINVFRVYSGKLHSDTPVLNTTKGYKEKIGQLFALMGKTQRLLQEVKAGDIAAVAKLKETLTGDTLSDIKSPIIFESTKSLPPIISFAIEPKAKGDEEKIFSSLVKLSEEDPALHLERDPQTKELILSGTGQLHIENTVEKLKRKYGVEVTLKSPKIPYKETIKGKAKAQGKYKKQTGGRGQYGDAWVEIEPLPRGKGFEFVDKIVGGVIPRNYIPAVEKGIKGAMTEGILAGYPVVDVRVHLVDGSYHPVDSSDLAFQIAGSMAFKKAFMEAKPILLEPIVKLTITVPDELMGDVIGDINGRRGKVLGVEAKSKYQIITALVPMAEVITYASDLTSLTGGKASFTQEFSHYEEVPAQLAEKIIEQVKKK is encoded by the coding sequence ATGGGAACTGATGTGGAACGCCTTCGCAATGTGGCCTTTATCGCTGCTGGAGGAGCAGGCAAAACTTCTTTAGCTGAGGCATTACTTTTTACTACTAAAGCCACAGAACGCTTGGGGAATGTAGATAAAGGAACTAGTGTCCTTGACTATGAACCAGAAGAGATAAAAAGACATATGACCATCACTGCTTCCTTTCACCATTATCAATGGAAAAACCACTGGGTAAATATCATAGACACTCCGGGGGATAACAATTTCCTTTCAGAGACAATTATTACTCTTCAAGGAGCTGATGGTGTTGTTTTGGTAGTAGATGGTGTGGATGGTGTGAAATTTCAAACCGAAAAAATTTTAAATCATATCCATCATTATCAGCTTCCTGCCCTTATTTTTATCTCTAAAATGGATAAAGAACACGCTTCCTTTGAAAAAACCCTTGAAGATATAGTCAATTCTTTAGATATAAAAGCAGTTCCTGTCTGTTTACCTATTGGGGAAGGAGAAAAATTTGAGGGAATTATCAATTTATTAACTATGGAAGCTTGGATTTATCAAAAAGACGGTTCTGGTAAATTTAGCAAAAAAGAGATTCCCAATGGGCTTAAAAATAAGGCAGAAGGATTTAGGGAAAAAATGATTGAATTCTTAGCAGAAACAAATGATGTCCTTTTAGAAAGATATTTAGAAGGAGAGGAAATAAAATCAGAAGACTGGTTTAATGCCTTACATGAAGGCACAGTGAAAAAAATGTTTATACCTGTAATTTGTGGTTCAGCTATCCTTAATATAGGCACTCATTTGGTATTGGATTTAATCAATCATTGTTTACCTTCCCCCTTAGAAAGAGGAGTAGTTAAAGGCTATCACCCTGAAACTAAACAAGAATTAAAAAGGAAACCTGATCCTAATGAGCCCTTTTCTGCCCTGGTTATAAAAACAATTTCTGACCCATTTGCTGGGCGCATTAATGTATTCCGTGTATATTCAGGCAAATTACATTCAGATACCCCAGTATTGAATACTACCAAAGGTTACAAGGAAAAAATAGGTCAACTATTTGCCTTGATGGGTAAAACCCAAAGACTACTTCAAGAAGTTAAAGCAGGTGATATTGCTGCTGTGGCTAAATTAAAAGAGACCCTCACTGGGGATACTCTTAGTGATATAAAGTCACCTATTATATTTGAAAGTACCAAATCATTACCTCCTATAATTTCGTTTGCTATTGAACCAAAGGCTAAAGGAGATGAAGAAAAAATCTTCTCTTCGTTAGTTAAATTATCCGAAGAAGACCCTGCTTTACATTTAGAACGAGACCCTCAAACCAAAGAACTCATTCTTTCTGGCACAGGCCAACTTCATATAGAAAATACTGTTGAGAAACTCAAACGTAAATACGGAGTGGAAGTAACCCTGAAAAGTCCAAAAATTCCTTACAAAGAAACTATTAAAGGGAAAGCAAAGGCTCAAGGAAAATATAAAAAACAAACAGGTGGCCGAGGCCAGTATGGAGATGCTTGGGTAGAAATTGAACCATTACCTAGAGGGAAAGGATTTGAATTTGTGGATAAAATAGTAGGTGGAGTAATTCCTCGCAATTACATCCCAGCAGTAGAGAAAGGAATTAAGGGAGCAATGACAGAAGGTATTTTAGCTGGCTATCCAGTAGTAGATGTGAGGGTTCATTTAGTAGATGGAAGTTATCACCCTGTGGACTCATCTGACCTTGCCTTTCAAATTGCTGGCTCTATGGCCTTTAAAAAGGCCTTTATGGAAGCAAAGCCCATCTTACTTGAACCTATTGTAAAGTTAACTATTACTGTCCCAGATGAACTTATGGGGGATGTTATTGGAGATATAAATGGGAGGCGAGGGAAGGTATTGGGTGTGGAAGCTAAATCCAAATACCAAATAATTACTGCTTTAGTGCCTATGGCAGAGGTGATAACTTATGCTTCTGATCTAACTTCTCTCACCGGAGGAAAGGCTTCTTTTACTCAAGAATTTTCTCATTATGAGGAGGTTCCCGCTCAGCTAGCGGAAAAAATAATTGAACAAGTGAAAAAGAAGTGA
- the rplI gene encoding 50S ribosomal protein L9, producing the protein MKVILKEDISSLGKMGDLINVANGYARNYLIPQNKALPATYKNLKALEQQRQLLLQKREREKHRAQNLAAKLATLTCEIPKQVGEEGKIFGSVTTMDIARSLEEKGIKIDRKKIILEQPIKHTGEYEVPVKLHSEVQTFLKIRIIEA; encoded by the coding sequence ATGAAAGTTATCCTAAAGGAAGATATTTCTTCTTTGGGTAAGATGGGGGATTTGATAAATGTAGCTAATGGTTATGCAAGAAATTACCTTATTCCTCAAAATAAGGCATTACCAGCTACTTATAAAAATCTAAAAGCATTAGAGCAACAACGTCAGTTACTATTACAAAAACGAGAGAGAGAAAAACACCGCGCTCAAAATTTAGCAGCCAAACTTGCTACTTTGACTTGTGAAATTCCTAAACAGGTAGGAGAAGAAGGAAAAATATTTGGTTCGGTAACTACTATGGATATTGCTCGGAGTTTAGAAGAAAAGGGAATTAAAATTGATAGGAAAAAGATAATACTTGAACAACCTATTAAACATACTGGGGAATATGAAGTCCCAGTTAAATTACATTCAGAAGTGCAAACTTTTTTGAAGATAAGAATAATTGAAGCTTAG
- a CDS encoding ribonuclease catalytic domain-containing protein produces MEGSIVEYIEARRIITAFCLSQKDGKVHLLTSQNREVVLNKTRICLISRQKYPLDQPREEILSILKKEVEQRENLKKEIDVMALWELLAEDGGSYSPHFLAELYFSSNPSSTQESAIFRALFDENIHFKLKGNKLDVRSKEKVDEYLRQKAQQEEREKEIEEAANWLQSLWLGKSIPSPAKSKQYIQLLKEWCYWQEEAPQAKITKQILQRAGLNLKDHPFLLLCKLGIFSKHENLLLHRLSIPTMFSEESKLAMQNLLENKPDFSEGREDLTSLYTFTIDGPETKDFDDALSLNKENGNFVVGIHITDLTPFIKKDDVLEKEAQRRGTSLYLPDQRIPMFPEQIANQFASLKKDKIRPALSFFITLNEDAHILNYQILPTIIQVDQHFTYDEVNSLLTKNETLQTLFSLALKARAKRLEQGGMIIALPELVFFFSSDNIVDIKLRNPEQPGRILVAEFMILANYLAAMFMEKKGIPSIYRSQLPPRDRVMNGTSKDIFILYLQRRLLSQSQLKTRPAFHHVLGLDKYTSITSPLRRFLDLILQRQIVYYLQEGKPLYTEDELSSFIPYFEEIIHRTNMIFSQRTRYWVLNYLKKRIKTTVEAYILEETQQGYKVLLPDYLLETVLLGPRGKFKQGDKIKIRIEAVNPLKELLKVGLG; encoded by the coding sequence ATGGAAGGTAGTATTGTTGAATATATAGAGGCCCGAAGGATAATTACTGCTTTTTGTCTTAGTCAAAAAGATGGGAAGGTGCATTTGTTGACTTCACAAAATCGTGAAGTGGTTTTAAATAAAACTAGAATTTGTCTTATTTCCAGACAAAAATACCCTTTAGACCAACCTAGAGAGGAAATTTTAAGCATTTTAAAAAAAGAAGTAGAACAACGAGAAAATCTAAAAAAAGAGATAGATGTGATGGCCTTGTGGGAACTTCTAGCCGAAGATGGTGGTTCTTACTCTCCTCATTTCCTAGCAGAGTTATATTTTTCATCTAACCCTTCTTCTACACAAGAAAGTGCTATTTTTAGGGCTCTGTTTGATGAAAATATACATTTCAAGCTGAAAGGAAATAAACTAGATGTGCGGTCAAAGGAAAAAGTAGATGAGTATTTAAGACAAAAGGCACAGCAAGAAGAAAGAGAAAAAGAGATAGAAGAGGCTGCTAATTGGTTGCAATCGTTATGGTTAGGTAAATCAATTCCCTCTCCAGCAAAAAGTAAACAATATATTCAACTTTTAAAAGAGTGGTGTTATTGGCAAGAAGAAGCACCCCAGGCTAAAATTACTAAACAAATCTTACAAAGAGCAGGATTGAATCTTAAAGACCATCCTTTTTTATTACTTTGTAAGTTAGGTATTTTCTCTAAACATGAGAACCTCCTTCTCCATCGTTTGAGTATACCTACTATGTTTTCAGAAGAGTCAAAGTTAGCAATGCAGAACTTGCTAGAAAATAAACCTGATTTCTCTGAAGGTAGAGAGGATTTAACTTCATTATATACTTTCACTATAGATGGACCGGAGACCAAAGATTTTGATGACGCCCTTTCATTAAATAAAGAAAATGGCAATTTTGTGGTAGGTATCCATATCACAGACCTAACACCATTTATTAAGAAAGATGATGTATTAGAAAAAGAAGCCCAAAGAAGGGGAACTAGCCTTTATTTACCAGACCAACGTATCCCTATGTTTCCTGAACAGATTGCAAACCAGTTTGCTAGTCTTAAAAAAGATAAAATCAGACCTGCTTTGAGTTTTTTTATTACTTTAAATGAAGATGCCCATATTTTAAACTATCAAATTTTACCTACTATTATTCAAGTAGATCAACACTTTACTTATGATGAAGTAAATAGCCTATTAACCAAGAATGAAACCTTACAGACCTTGTTCTCGTTAGCGTTAAAAGCTAGGGCAAAAAGACTGGAACAAGGAGGGATGATTATTGCTCTTCCAGAGTTAGTTTTTTTCTTTTCTTCAGACAATATAGTAGACATAAAACTGAGAAATCCCGAACAACCTGGACGGATCTTGGTAGCAGAATTTATGATTTTGGCTAACTACCTGGCAGCCATGTTTATGGAAAAAAAAGGGATACCTAGCATTTACCGCTCTCAGTTACCTCCCAGAGACCGAGTAATGAATGGAACCTCCAAAGATATTTTTATTCTTTACCTCCAGCGAAGACTTCTTAGTCAGTCTCAGCTAAAAACAAGACCTGCATTTCACCATGTGTTAGGTTTAGATAAATATACTAGTATTACCTCTCCCTTAAGGCGGTTTTTAGATTTAATTCTCCAAAGACAGATTGTCTATTATCTTCAGGAAGGTAAACCCCTTTATACAGAGGATGAATTATCCTCCTTTATTCCTTATTTTGAAGAGATAATCCACCGCACAAACATGATTTTTTCTCAACGAACAAGGTATTGGGTGCTAAATTACCTTAAAAAAAGAATTAAAACCACTGTAGAGGCTTATATTTTGGAAGAAACACAGCAAGGTTATAAGGTATTATTGCCCGACTACTTATTAGAAACAGTTTTACTTGGGCCCCGAGGCAAATTTAAGCAAGGTGATAAGATAAAGATTAGGATAGAGGCAGTCAATCCCCTTAAGGAATTGTTAAAAGTAGGTCTGGGATAA